The following are encoded together in the Chlorocebus sabaeus isolate Y175 chromosome 20, mChlSab1.0.hap1, whole genome shotgun sequence genome:
- the PDE4B gene encoding 3',5'-cyclic-AMP phosphodiesterase 4B isoform X3, protein MPEANYLLSVSWGYIKFKRMLNRELTHLSEMSRSGNQVSEYISNTFLDKQNDVEIPSPTQKDREKKKKQQLMTQISGVKKLMHSSSLNNTSISRFGVNTENEDHLAKELEDLNKWGLNIFNVAGYSHNRPLTCIMYAIFQERDLLKTFRISSDTFITYMMTLEDHYHSDVAYHNSLHAADVAQSTHVLLSTPALDAVFTDLEILAAIFAAAIHDVDHPGVSNQFLINTNSELALMYNDESVLENHHLAVGFKLLQEEHCDIFMNLTKKQRQTLRKMVIDMVLATDMSKHMSLLADLKTMVETKKVTSSGVLLLDNYTDRIQVLRNMVHCADLSNPTKSLELYRQWTDRIMEEFFQQGDKERERGMEISPMCDKHTASVEKSQVGFIDYIVHPLWETWADLVQPDAQDILDTLEDNRNWYQSMIPQSPSPPLDEQNRDCQGLMEKFQFELTLDEEDSEGPEKEGEGHSYFSSTKTLCVIDPENRDSLGETDIDIATEDKSPVDT, encoded by the exons ATGCCTGAGGCAAATTATTTGTTATCTGTATCTTGGGGTTACATCAAG TTTAAAAGAATGCTGAACCGGGAGCTGACACACCTCTCAGAGATGAGCCGGTCAGGGAACCAGGTGTCTGAATACATTTCAAATACTTTCTTAG ACAAGCAGAATGATGTGGAGATCCCATCTCCCACCCagaaagacagggagaaaaagaaaaagcagcagctCATGACCCAGATAAGTGGAGTGAAGAAATTAATGCATAGTTCAAGCTTAAACAATACAAGCATCTCACGCTTTGGAGTCAACACTGAAAATGAAGATCACCTGGCCAAG GAACTGGAAGACCTGAACAAATGGGGTCTTAACATCTTTAATGTGGCTGGATATTCCCACAATAGGCCCCTAACATGCATCATGTATGCTATATTCCAG GAAAGAGACCTCCTGAAGACATTCAGAATCTCATCTGACACATTTATAACCTACATGATGACTTTAGAAGACCATTACCATTCCGATGTGGCATATCACAACAGCCTGCACGCTGCTGATGTAGCTCAGTCAACCCACGTTCTCCTTTCTACACCAGCATTAGAC GCTgtcttcacagatttggaaatCCTGGCTGCCATTTTTGCAGCTGCCATCCATGACGTTGATCATCCTGGAGTCTCCAATCAGTTTCTCATCAACACAA ATTCAGAACTTGCTTTGATGTATAATGATGAATCTGTGTTGGAAAATCATCACCTTGCTGTGGGTTTCAAACTGCTACAAGAAGAACACTGTGACATCTTCATGAATCTCACGAAGAAGCAGCGTCAGACACTCAGGAAGATGGTTATTGACATG GTGTTAGCAACTGATATGTCTAAACATATGAGCCTGTTGGCAGACCTGAAGACAATGGTAGAAACAAAGAAAGTTACAAGTTCAGGCGTTCTTCTCCTAGACAACTATACTGATCGCATTCAG GTCCTTCGCAACATGGTGCACTGTGCAGACCTGAGCAACCCCACCAAGTCCTTGGAATTGTATCGGCAATGGACAGACCGCATCATGGAGGAATTTTTCCAGCAGGGAGACAAAGAGCGGGAGAGGGGAATGGAAATTAGCCCAATGTGTGATAAACACACAGCTTCTGTGGAAAAATCCCAG GTTGGTTTCATCGACTACATTGTCCATCCATTGTGGGAGACTTGGGCAGATTTGGTACAGCCTGATGCTCAGGACATTCTCGATACCTTAGAAGATAACAGGAACTGGTATCAGAGCATGATACCTCAAAGTCCCTCACCACCACTGGACGAGCAGAACAGGGACTGCCAGGGTCTGATGGAGAAGTTTCAGTTTGAACTGACTCTCGATGAGGAAGATTCTGAAGGAcctgagaaggaaggagagggacacAGCTATTTCAGCAGCACAAAGACACTTTGCGTGATTGATCCAGAAAACAGAGATTCCCTGGGAGAGACTGACATAGACATTGCAACAGAAGACAAGTCCCCAGTTGATACATAA